The region acATTCCATATGACTGTTCTCGACCACCAAATGGTATTGAGAAACCAGAGGGTACCAACGGCCTATTTGGAATATCTCTAATTGGCGGAGGAGGCCCCCTAGGCCCAACGTAGGTTAGAATTGGTTCAGTATGAAAGATCAAATGCGTAGGCATCGAACTCACCATAGAGGGAACTACTTCGGACACATGTGTTGTGGTCGTGTTTGCCCTTATCGAAGAAGAAGGGGGCGTTATGTTACTGGTTGATGGATTTTGAGAGTTTTAGGTATCTGGCGCATTCACATTTGTCGTCCTCGTATGGGATTCTCTCCAATAAAAATCTATTAATCCTTCTGTCAATAAAAATCTATCCAAACCAACTTATTGAGCTGCCTTCCAAAATACTCCAACTAAATTTATTTCTGATTGTTGGAACATCCATAACTCCATTAGATCAATTAAATCATTAGATTTTCCGGTTTCTCCTATTCTTAGTTGATTTCTTATTGCTTTCCTTTCCTTTATATTTATAACTGAGTTAAATTCTCACTTATACATCCTTCCCCGTATCCCATTTTTCTTGGAGATTCAATAGTTCTACCCGCATTCTTCTCTTCCTCTCAATGATACATGAAGATGATATATTAACAAAGTAACATACATTTCCTTTCCAATCTACACATACTCCTATGAATCCTTCTCTCATGAAACTGAATTGTGGAAAGATTAATCCTAGCCTCCATGTGATTAGTATACCCCATGACATACTCTAAAATCCTTTATTAGACCAATTGGCCTCCTTATTTCTCCAAAGTCTAACAAATATATCATTATTCATTACTTTTATTTTTTCCCTCACTTATTCTCTTTCCTTCTTGATCTCCAAGTTAAATTCCTATAATTTCTTCCTCATAGACTTCCTCTCCCTCTTTTGTCTTGATTTCATTCCAAACTTTCCCATTACATCTTTCTCCATGCTTTCCCAAAAATTCTTATTTCCTTTTATTACTTTCGAGTTTGTTGTCGACTCACAACATAATATTGATCCTCATGAGTATTGgtcttttttttcttttgaataAGATTGTGAATGAATGGTTTTCAATTAGGGCATAAAAGTTTGGGTAGATTTAACTTTTGGTGGAATAAGTGCAACATAGTAAGAATGTTTGATTCCTTCACATGGTTTGTCAGATTATTGAGATGACACTTCTTTTGATTTGAATCTTTCATGATTTGTGCATTTCAATGTGTTTAAGCCTGCCAAATTATTGATGGTTacatatattttttattttcttcttttcaGTTCCATCCCCTCTTCTTGAGGGCCCGTTATCCTTGACTTTTGGAATTGTAATCCTCATCAGACCTTGAGAGTTCTCAATGATCATAACCCTGAATACATCCTTGTTTATTTCCACTTTAAATGTTTCATTGAGGACCAAAATATATTTTGTCCTGACTAATATCCTCACCACGTCCATTTTGGATTATTTGTTTGTCTCTTCATCTAAGCATACATATACTACCACAAAAAATGTTATGACTTCATCTAAGCATACATATACTACCACAAAAAATGTTATGAATTCAAAATATTTATGGGACCATGTATGATAAGGAACCTAATAACATCTAATCCAATTTAATCTTTCGTTGTCTATGTTTTTCGGTCGCCATTCCCGTAACTCTACAAATAATTTTCCTAACCAATCTCTCCCTTCTTCCACTAATGTCTTTAATTATCCTTTTTTTCCTTCCTCTAACAAACATAAATTAGCTCTAAGAGAGTTGACTTTTATTGAGAAGTAACCCTCAGTATGACATGCTTCTTGTATGTTGTATGACATACTCGGGTCCTCTACCAGTCTTATATATGCCTTCTTGAATCTTGATAAATCATCTTCTTCAATATTGTATTCAAGTTGTGTGAAAGGAACTTTGTTGTCGACATTTGTTTGTCTACCATTGGCTTTCCTCTGATTATGATTATTCCTCACAACTTGTGCATATGACTTATGTCCTCCCTTGTATATTATGGCTTGTGATCTTGTGGTTGCTTATTTATTTTTGAAGTCTGACAAAACTCCTCACTCGACCTTTGTTGGTTGATTTGGTTCCTTCCACGGATTACTCCCTTCGGTACGTAGTTTCCCCTTGAAATTTTGGTATGTTGGCATAAATTTTCTTACTCCCAAAGACGATGTTGTCTAATCTAATGGCCAAGATTTCGTGATCTTAAACATTATTGAACCTAAAAATTTGTTTACTTCCCTCTTTGGAGGGATCACCGCCTCCTCTATCTCTCCATATTCCTTGAATATGAAATACATCTCTTTTTCTCCAAAGTTGTTAGAGATCTATTCCTTGAATATGAAATACATCTTTTTTTCTCCAAAGTTGTTAGAGATCTCTGTGAAGTAAAATGAAGTGATTTTATTGAACTCGTGCGCTCTTCTACTACTCTCATTTGACGCGCCTCATTCGATCTTGCTTTCGGCTTTAAGTTTTCGATCATATTTAATTATCGTTGTCCACTCGCCCACCCCTCTTGACTTCATAATCTTAACCTTATAACTCATCTTGTAACTTCACATAACAACTCTTAATGTTCTCTGTGTCACAAATCAAAGTTCTTAATGTATTCAAGACAACTATTATCACATAACAAGTATTTTTAGAAAATAACCATCAAAATACTCTAAAGTTGTAGCTTTGTGAAATTAGATAtgataaataataataataaatagtGTATAAACACAAAACAAGTATTTTTAGAAAATAACCATCAAAATATTCTAAAGTAGTAGCTTTGTGAAATTAGATatagtaaataataataatatatattacTATACATTTGATATTTTAAAATAGAAAATCATATGATATAAACAAAGCATCCCCAATCTCGAATCTTAATACGGGACCTAGGGAGTTGTAAACTTGTAAATCAATATTTTAAAATAGAAAATCATAATTTAGTCTcgaattctaaaaaatactacGTATACATTTTCGACAAGGACAAGCTTCATACACATAGATACATAGTACTATGCTTCACAATCGGTTCCTCTTTCACGAACAAACACAGGTAGACCAAAAGCAAAAGTGGCAGTAAGACCAGGAGAGAATCTAGGATTATCACAACCcaacgttgttgttgttgatgatgtttcCTCCAACTCAAAACGAAACTTTCTAAGCAAAGAAATTGCCACACTTTTAAGTTCCATCAAAGCCATTTCTTTACCAATACAAACCCTCAACCCAGCTTGAAAAATAGGATACTTGAACTGATTTGTAGGTTGAAACACACCATCTTTCAACCACCTTTGAGGCTTAAACTCCAAACAATCTTCACCCCATAATTCCTCCAACCTACCCATTGCATAAGGATGATAAGTAACCCTAGTTCCACTTTTCACTCTCGTACCGTCTGGTAAAACATCATCCACCAAACAAAACTTTGAGTCAAATTGAATCGGTGGATAAAGTCTCATACTCTCATATGCTGCAGCTTGTAAATAATGTAACTTGCTAAGTTGCTCGAAATTCGTTACTCCAAAGTTGTTTCCTACTCCTATTACTCGTTCAGCTTCTGACAAAATCTCTGACTCGACTTCACGGTTTTTCGCTAATAACCAAAAGAAACTTGTGAGCGATGACGCTACGGTGTCACGACCGGCTAATAAGAAACTTATGACTATGTCTCTGAGAAACATGTCGTCGTGAATTGTTGTACTCATGAATCTTGATAACAAATCTTGATGATTGGAAAAACCCATTTTTCTTTTTTGGTTTATAACAACTTTGGCTAACATGTTAATGATATTGATGCTTTTTTTCAACTCTTTCTCACTACCCATGTTGAAGAATCTTTTGATTTTCCATATTAGTGGAGACACAACCATGGCTCTTTCTGCCGATAGTTTTGATGCTAGATCGAAAGAAAGAGCGAAATCCGACATGGGTAGTGATTTTTCTAAACACATAGGGTCTAAACCGAAGGAAAATCTACAGATACTATCGAAAGAGAATCTCTTGAAAACGTCTTGCAAATCCAAAGCTACCTCGTTTTGGTTTTTGAGTAGAGGGATGAGACGGTGATGGATTTCGTTGTTGACAACTTCAAAAGCAAAGGATCTTATGGAGTTTTTGTTGAGTTCTAAGCTTGCCATCTTCTTTTGAAACTTCCATAGTTCACCATCCACGTTGAAGATGCCACGGCCAAGAAAATCACCAAGGATTGATGAGAAAGGTTTTCCTTTTGGGTAGTTTTCGAAGTTTGTTTTGAGTATGTACTCAAGGTTTTCACAATTTGCGGTTATTGTGTTTCTTAACACATGTATGTGAATGGTTTTTGTTGGTGATTTTTGTAGGAGATGAGAATACCAATCACAAAGATTGTTGAAATCTTTTGACCAACTTGATGTTAGATAAGCTTGGCAAATTTCACAACTACAAAAGAGACTAGTACTAAAGAGTTTGTGGAAACATGATGTGAGATATGGGAAAATACTAGTGAAAAAAATGATTAGGATTGAAGTAATGATCAAGGAGGTGATGAGTGAAAAAACTAGAGAATTATTGGTGGATAAAGGTTCAAGTTGATCCATTGATGGAAAATTAAAGATAAAGAAGAGAAGAGAAAAACTACTATAGTAAATGGATATGGATTACAAATATATATGAAGTGGAGTAGGGAGGGAGAGAGAGATATATGCATTTAGGGTCGGTCTAGAAGGAAACAAGACAAAGTGGGGGGCATTTTGGATATATACACATTAATATTCGTGTAATTGATTAGATGGTTTTTACATAAATAGCACACTCAATATAGtattaatcaattaattttgaaaaaaaaagtaacatattgataaaaaaaaatttaCTTTATATTCTTGTTTACATATCACTATTTTTTTTCCCATATCAATATAATTAAGAttaatatttcatttttttataaTCCTATTGAAGTGTATATCTTATATGGAATGAACATCTCTACTTCTCTAATTGATACTACTtgtaatattttttaaaattaatataattCAATTTGCATTTAAGACAATATCCATTTGGAATTCATATTTATTTATTCTCTATGGGACAAAAATTAACTCGTATATCAATAATTACGGAAAACAATTAGCTATAAAAACTAGTAAAGAAAAGTGAAAATCTCTCACAACTTTGTCACTAAGTTAAGTGATAGATTTAAAAAGTTTTACATTTAGGATGTGTATTTGTTAGAAGAGATTTTTAAAAGTAATTTTTTTATTAGGGGTCTTTATGATAGAGAATTTTTCTTGCAAAGAAGGAGATGGAAAAATAAAATCCCCTCCGAGACACTTCAGGGATAGAAGCAAAGAATACATCTTTTATCTTGCAGGATCTTCGTCTGAATTATTTATTtcaataaatttaattaaatatataattttttggtttttttccttttcttttatATCTTATCTTTAAAAAGAATAAAaatgtgtgtgtgtgagagagagagagagagagagagagagagagagagagagagagagagagagagagagagagagagagagagagagagagagagagagagagagagagagagagagagagagagagagagagagagagagagagagagagagagagagagagagagagagagagagctaaAAAACCGAAGTGTTCCTTTCTTTTATATATTTTGTTGCTGTGGAGaagtattttaatttatagtTTTTTAGACATACTATTGTTGTTGCACAGggtgataaagatgaacaatgaacaagagagagagagaagagagaataataacaaacttccactactctTAAAATGGTTACAAAATGGGTGCACACACACTACTACAGACTGCAAAAAGGAATTAAAGATACAATTTGTTCACAccactcacttgcttaaatacaagtgggacttaatgagaaatactaaaataccttctaacaaacTTTATGTACAAGTTTTTGAAAATATGAATTAATTCTAAtatcatcccttaattcatattcatcttaaccaaaactaacaacaccaatttcatccctcaagcggagaaattgatcagtcttgatcgCCTTCGTTAGAACATTTGCCAGCTACTTCTAAATGCTACAATGCAcaacttctagcactccattcTGAACCTAATTTCTCAGAAAGTGATACTTAGTCCATtatgcttgcttctcccatgtAGCACTGGttcttggcaagattgattgcagacttgttatcaatcatcaactTTAGAGGCTTGTTTACTTTGATCTTCAGACCCTGCAGTAAATTTAGAAGCCATACAGCTTCACATGCAGTCACAACACCTGCAATATATTCTGCTTCACATGTTGACAAAGGAACAattggttgcttcttggaacacgAAGAAATAGGACTTTCCGGAAACTTAAACAAGTACCCAGAAGTACTTCTTATGTCAACTTTATCTCCATGCCAATCAAATCTAAGTAACTCAGAAGTTCTAAGTCAGTTTCAGCACTAGAATGGAACAAAACTCtatacttcagagttccctttaTATACCTCATTATTCTGACAGCAACTTGGCAATGAGACCACTTCGATttactcataaacctactcaTCATTCCAACTACATAGCAAATATCTGGTctggtattacacaaatacctcaaAGATCCTACCAACTACTTGAACGTTATCACATCCACATCATCACCATCTGAATCAGAATCCAATTTCTGATTTGTATCAACAGGTGTGATAGGAACTTTACAAATTTAGCAGCTCAAATTTCTTCAGAAGCTCAAGATCATATGTCAGTTGATGTAAAATTATGCCTTTCTCAGAGTACATAATCTCCACCCCTAGAAAAAAAACTATATTTCCTagatcagtcatctcaaactcattcatcgGCTTCTTCTTGAACTTAGTTATCTCATGTTCACAACTTTCTATTATtaatatgtcatcaacatacagaTACACCATAatcatatttccttcagaagtatgttgaacatagacaccatgctccatctcacatttctgaaatccctgcttcttgaaaaatgaatcaattttcaaattccaagctctaggggcttgcttcagtccatacaaggctttgtgtaacttgtacaccatcccttcctgattctttttctcaaatccaggaggttgtaACACATAAACCTCTTCTTCTAATTGATTGTTTAGAAATGAAGATTTCACGTCTAAATGCATTAaaggccaattcctgttagcaaCTACTGCAATCACCAGTTTGATTatttcatgtcttgctacagacacaaacacttcaaagtaatctaaCCCAAGTTTCTGCAGAAAACCTCTCACAACTAATCTTGCTTTGTGTTTGCCAATTGATCCATATGGATTTAGCTTCACCTTATAAACCCATCTCACGTTGATAGCTTTCTTATTctttggaagttctgtcagcttccgAGTCTTGTTTCTCTTTATAtcatcaagttcttctttcatgtCCTTCAGCCAGACTTTCTGCTTGAGAGCTTCTTTCGTACTCACGGGTTCATAGTCTACTAATATGGAACATTGAATAACTTCCCATTCAGAATCTACTTCAGTATCTTGTAGCATGTCAAACTCTGAAAACCTTCTCGGAATGTTTATGATTCTTTGTGGCCTCTAAACTTGTTCATAACCTTTTTATTCTAGAACATTATCATATGTTGGAACTCCAGAAGTACCGACTTCAGAAGCACGACCACCTTCAGAATCTGGAATATTCCTAGAATCTAGACTACCACTAGAATATGAATCACCATTAGAATCTGGATCACCAGAATCTGAATCTGAATCAGATTCTTCCTCATAATCAATCTCACCTTCTAATCTGACTCACTCTCAGAATCATTTTCAGGCTCTGAATCATCTTCAGAATCAAAATCAATATTTCCAGAAGTTAACTATGCACCggagttggattgagacttgcTCCAATCCCATACTTTTGACTCTTTCACAACATTATTTATGTTGATTTCAACCTTATTAGTGAATGGGCGATAAATCTTATAAGCACATGTATTGTGATATCCCACCAGTAACATCACCTTGCTTTtatcatccaacttctttctaGTAGCATTTGGAACATGTTTATAACAAACAGAACAAATACTTTGAAATGactcacactttgcttatctccagttCACCTCTCAAAAGGAATAATTTCCTTcagcttcttggttggacacTTGTTTATCACATATGTTATAGTCACAACAACTTCTCCCCACAAAGTGttaggaagcttcttctcctttagccTGCTCATTcccatatcaagcaaagttcggTTTCTCCTTTCAGgaagaccattgtgttgaggagtATATGGAGCAGTCActtcatgctcaattccattctgCTCACAGATATTCTTGAACTATGTAaagttatactcacctccaccatcagttctgagAATCTTCAAAGTCTGACCACTCTGTTTCTTAGCCTTGATTTtgaatttcttaaattcagcaaacacctcgtgtttgaactttataagggatacccatgtcattcttaTGAACTCATCCATAAATGACACATAGTATTTATTCCCTCCCATTGAAGGTTCTATaaatggtccacacacatcagaatgcaCTACTGTCAaagcatgttttgctcttggagctACTTTTGATGTAAATGGCAGTCTTGGTTGCTTCCCTCTCCTACACACATTGCATGACTTTTCTGGTTTCTTTATTGTAGGAATTCCACGTACCCgtttctttgaattcagatgccctaagcttttgaagttcaaatgaccaaatcttttgtTCCACAACTCACTTTCTTTCACAATACTTGTTGCGCTAAGGCATTCAGAGTCTGCAATTttaacattcaccttgaatgttttattccttccctgttctgactctATAATTAGCTTCTGATTACAGTTATACAACTTcaaaagattgtccttcatggtaactgagaatcccttttcaattaattgacctacactcatcaAATTGCTCTTTATGCCAGGAACATAACAAACGTTCTGAACTAACGAAGATTTTCCATTATTCATAATCACTCTAACGTTCCACATTCCTTCAGTATTTAGATacttatcatcaacacatctgatcttGGTCCTCTTCCCAGAGTCAAAATCAACCAGTCATTTCTTATTTCCAGTAAGATGGTTTGAACAACCAAGGTCCATATACCACCAATCTTCTAGAGACACGCTATCAGAATCAGAAGCCATTAATAGCACACGTTCATCATCAAAACTTCTGGATATATTCACTTCTTCTGATTTCTTCTCCTTGTTTGATCAACAATCTGCAGCGAAGTGGCTAAACTTTTTACAACAGTAACATTAAACTTTTctcttgtcatacttctcctTTCCCTTCTGACTCCCAGATGTTGAGGTTTCTGACTTTTGAGATCTACCATATCTTTTCTTGGCTTCTGACCAAGACTGCTTCTAATCTTTCTTGCCAAAAGAAGCTTTCAGAGCCCGTTTTACCTCTCTCTCAGAGGTTTTCTTAGTTCAACGCAACTCTTACGCCTCTAGACTTCTTTGCAACTCTTATATTCTCATGGCGctcagatccttagaatgttTAATTGCTACAACgatgtaatcaaactgaggagtaagagaCCTAAGTATAttctcaatgatactttcttCTAAAAGAGTTTCTCCATacgacttcatctcatttgtgatcaaaatcactctggagatgtagtCATGTACCTtttcattgttcttcatgttg is a window of Lathyrus oleraceus cultivar Zhongwan6 chromosome 6, CAAS_Psat_ZW6_1.0, whole genome shotgun sequence DNA encoding:
- the LOC127095952 gene encoding cytochrome P450 94C1; the encoded protein is MDQLEPLSTNNSLVFSLITSLIITSILIIFFTSIFPYLTSCFHKLFSTSLFCSCEICQAYLTSSWSKDFNNLCDWYSHLLQKSPTKTIHIHVLRNTITANCENLEYILKTNFENYPKGKPFSSILGDFLGRGIFNVDGELWKFQKKMASLELNKNSIRSFAFEVVNNEIHHRLIPLLKNQNEVALDLQDVFKRFSFDSICRFSFGLDPMCLEKSLPMSDFALSFDLASKLSAERAMVVSPLIWKIKRFFNMGSEKELKKSINIINMLAKVVINQKRKMGFSNHQDLLSRFMSTTIHDDMFLRDIVISFLLAGRDTVASSLTSFFWLLAKNREVESEILSEAERVIGVGNNFGVTNFEQLSKLHYLQAAAYESMRLYPPIQFDSKFCLVDDVLPDGTRVKSGTRVTYHPYAMGRLEELWGEDCLEFKPQRWLKDGVFQPTNQFKYPIFQAGLRVCIGKEMALMELKSVAISLLRKFRFELEETSSTTTTLGCDNPRFSPGLTATFAFGLPVFVRERGTDCEA